In Streptomyces sp. NBC_01717, one DNA window encodes the following:
- a CDS encoding ArsR/SmtB family transcription factor: protein MESELSFSTADLAQTRFAVSPMWEIVTSFRLLRAEAEPPLHRRWAAQVRPRLVEAGLDRGWLAELIPAGGYLADFLNPTPPAPFPELAGELEAIRQTSPERVRTDLGRLGVERDLGRSARLRLLGEAPEAALEKVAAEIEIYWELALAPYWARIRRLLEADVFRRARQVAELGAAQVLNELHESVRWDEDSLRLVRRHCALTRADTGAGLLPVPSVFAWPRVLTRSVAPDPPQLAYPARGIGTLWEPRTPVAGEAVAAVLGRSRTLLLTELDTPASTTVLAQRSGLSAAGVSQHLTALRNAGLVTAHRAGRSVLYARTSVADALLTPT from the coding sequence ATGGAGTCGGAACTCAGCTTCTCCACCGCGGACTTGGCGCAGACCCGCTTCGCCGTCTCCCCGATGTGGGAGATCGTCACCAGCTTCCGGCTGCTGCGGGCCGAGGCCGAGCCGCCGCTGCACCGGCGGTGGGCCGCACAGGTGCGGCCCCGGCTGGTGGAGGCTGGGCTCGACCGCGGGTGGCTCGCTGAGCTGATTCCCGCAGGCGGCTACCTCGCGGATTTCCTCAATCCGACTCCCCCCGCCCCGTTCCCCGAACTCGCCGGTGAGTTGGAGGCGATCCGGCAGACCTCTCCTGAGCGGGTACGGACCGATCTCGGCAGACTCGGCGTCGAGCGGGATCTCGGGCGGTCCGCGCGGCTCAGGCTGCTGGGCGAGGCACCGGAAGCGGCGCTGGAGAAGGTCGCCGCGGAGATCGAGATCTACTGGGAGCTGGCGCTCGCACCCTACTGGGCCCGGATCCGCCGCCTCCTCGAAGCCGATGTCTTCCGCCGGGCGCGGCAGGTGGCCGAGCTCGGTGCCGCACAGGTCCTGAACGAGCTGCACGAGTCGGTACGTTGGGACGAGGACAGCCTGCGCCTGGTCCGCCGACACTGTGCCCTGACCCGCGCCGACACGGGCGCGGGGCTCCTGCCGGTGCCCTCCGTGTTCGCCTGGCCGCGAGTGCTGACGCGCTCAGTGGCGCCGGACCCGCCACAACTCGCATATCCGGCACGGGGTATCGGCACCCTCTGGGAGCCGCGGACCCCTGTCGCCGGTGAGGCGGTCGCCGCCGTCCTGGGCCGCTCCCGCACCCTGCTCCTCACCGAGCTCGACACCCCGGCCTCCACCACTGTGCTCGCCCAGCGCTCGGGACTGTCCGCGGCCGGCGTCTCCCAGCACCTCACGGCCCTGCGGAATGCGGGCCTGGTCACCGCCCACCGGGCCGGACGCTCGGTCCTCTACGCACGTACGTCGGTCGCCGACGCGCTGCTGACGCCCACCTGA